The Oryza brachyantha chromosome 6, ObraRS2, whole genome shotgun sequence region ttcatctcatgattttccctataaccgcgtaattagttttaatgtttatgtatatttaatgcttcattgagatgtccaaagattcgatatgatgtttttggtaaaagtttttggaactaaacatggtcTTAGTATCTGCAGTTTGACCATATCGGGAGATTGATGAAATCACCATAAATAACAAGCTATTAATGAATACATCATCCAccataaacaaataattagaTACAAAAGACATATAAGTACGGTTTGGAATAACTTCTAAAAATTCTATATGAAACTGAAGCTGCgaaaagctccccaaacaatACATGGAGCGTTTGGAGAAAAGAAATAGGTAATAAATATGAAGCCACATGAATTTCATAAGCACCGACATAGACCAACGCTCATGGTTTTAGttcactttttttaaaaataaattaagacaTATACCAATATACACCATGTGAAAGTAAAGTATTATTGTGCCCCCACTAAACTGGTAGCCTTTTGATTAGACACCAACCCTCCAAATTTCTGTGGAAGGACAGAATAATGCGATCGACATaatgagagaaaagaaataatatagGGTTCCATGCACATAATTAATGCTCTAGCTCTcaacttttcttttccttttttcttccaatCTACCAAAAGTGCAGTACATATTTATACGCTTCACTATTTAATTAGCACTGGCCGGGCTGCTGGGGTTGCAGGTGGATAATTTTGTTATGACAGGATTCTGTCAGCATCTTTGAGattaattcttttgtttttttgctgggAAGGAAACAATTGGAACTTTCTTAGATAATTGTATACGCTTTGGTAGTTTGGCTGATTTGGACATTGGAGAAGCTAACACGTTCTCTAACTGCCCCAAAAACACTTCAATGAGATACAAAAAAATTCACTGGTTTTTCGCTCGATCATTTTCATTCCTCTCGATCCAGGAAATATATATGGCTCATCGTACGACAtattataaacaaataatctataaataaattttttatacacatgttcttgacgatctaaaaataagctataataaaaaaactctaaaataaacttcaaattaaaaattaaaaattcaaattttagcttataaaaataatcataagcaaaaataCATGGCCGATTGCCCATGATGATTTTCCAACAACACCCTGATACCACTTATAAGACCACATTCGGTAAGagggtgataagttaacttaatagattagtatatgattaattaattattaaaaatataataataatatgaatttttttaaagcggctttcttatagaaatttttttaaaaaatacaccatttaatcGTTCGGGAGTTTTGTTAACTTTCCCTCTTAGCGATCGCGGCCTAAGAGATGGTAGGGGAGATTTTACTGTACTGGCACCGTGTGGATCTGTCGGATCACTGATATGTTTTCTAATATAGGGTAGTACCGTGTATCACAAAGGTGCTCTCGAGAAATTCGTATAATTAGAACATTGTAAAAGAATTGTAATATATGATTTGGTAATTTGGCTGGTCTGGACATTGGAGCTAGTTGGCATGTCCTCTGACTGTCCAAGTACAATTGAAAGATGAGAGAATTTCCTTGGTTTTTCAATCCATCCTTTTATTCTACACCAACCTGGCCTATATACAGTTTCTAGTAGGGAACAATAATGGCAGttagaaaaagagaaaaattatgGCAGGTACCTGCTAATGATGTATGCTCTCTGAACTTGATTTGTTTTAGCTAATATGCACATATCATCACTTCAGCATTAATTCATGTGGATATATAACTTTGACATTATGGATTCTGACAACTTCTATAAGATTATGCAGCAGCTTTATTGGTTgagaaggaaacaaaaaacaaCATTTATTTGACCTGGCATCATCTTGCTGGATGCTGGCAATTCTGCAAGTTCTTCAGGAAAATTCAGAAAGAAACCATTGGTACGACCAGGAGCTCCAAATCGTTCACAGAAAGAAATGAACGAACGAATCATCATCACAAGCTGAAGAACAAAGGAACTCGTTTCACTTTGTTCCTCTGATTAATAGTACTGGTTCTTCGATCATCCCATACATGGAGCtgaataaaacttaatttCAGCCTAATTAAAAAGGCTAAccccatatatacaaaaatattacatatatacagACATAGGTAATTACGTATACATGTATATGCTTGGATTTGGATGGAATCAAAATCGAAACAAAAAAACTGAAGATAAGAGAGCAAAAGATTCAGAAAAAAGCGTCCTTTCTTGAAGAACTAAAACCAACTTATCAGGATGCAGAAATATACAGAAAAAGAACAAGACGAAGACGAAAATAGCAGGGAACAATTTACAGGTTTCTGACGATCAATCAATCAGGCGATGACGGTGGCGGAGTCGAGGCGGTCGAGGCGGCTCCACACCTCGCCGAACGTCGGTGGCCTCCGCCGGCTCCGGCCGCAGGCGACGACGAGCATGATCCGCTGCAGCTCCTGCACGAGCCTCACCATCCGCCGCATCGGCGCCAGCAGCAGCGTGAACGGCAGCAGCCAGATGCCCACCTCCAGGATCAGCATCACCGATCAAACAATcggtctctctctccttcctcctctttcttGGATGATTTCTTGCTTAATCTCTTTCTTGGCCACTGCAAACTACTTGAGCTTGCTACGATGGTGAGATGATCTAGCAGACAAGAACCTTTCAATTCTGCTAGCTTCCAACAACCAAAGTATGCTGCTTGCTGCATATATGATTGATTGATCACTGTTTATCTCGAATTCTCCCCTGAttcatctcctctctctctctctctctctccttgtaAATAAGAAATGTATTGTCGTGTCGATGACTAAGTAGCTAGGCTAGCTAATGGCTGGGCAAATGCATGATTGGCAGGTTGGCCCCAGTTGGCCACACACCATAGTCTCCACGTAGGCGCCCCATGAACACACTCCACCAGATTCTCTCGGAGATAATAAATCCTCACCAAATGGATAGGTTtagtttattatatatatgtggagcCATTATTTAGTGGTTGTTGCGAGCTTAATTGTCagctaattaataaaaatggaGAGTAATAATGGTGGCCGTGAGCTTCTTGTGACGTGCTCTACCTTTGCTTGGCTTGGAGGATTTGATACGCCTAATTTGGtcgctttttttcttttttgttggttGTGTTTTGGGACGGTTTGATTTCTACCATGTTTCTGTCTATAtgcaccgacgacgacgttcTTGTAGGCTCCACTCCACCTGGAGTGCTGCTATTAGCTCAATACATTGCGTGTGCGAAATTAATTAGTCAGGTGATTCGCTGACGTGTGTCGCTGACGTGGtctaatataagttatttacATGAAATTTTAGGTCCTTTCATACGTACCTATGTATCAAATATTAggtatactaaattttacgctaaaaaatataacaggAACCATATCTACACAAGCATGAGAAGTTGACGAAGCAAGCAAGAAACTGTCTTAAGGTAAGCAAAGTGAGACTTAAAGTTTATGCGCATCCTCTCGTAAGATGaacttttgatatttttaacagTTATTTCTCCAATGGGTTAAAACTCATTTTTAAATTCCCACTGAACACAtcaattttataggatttgtTTTTCGATAAAGAAGAAATTGGCACCAAGTGTATACCTAGTTGCTGTTGCTGAATGTTCCAACCAAATAGGCACATGGGATATGATAAGTACTAGACAGTAGAAACATGGAGTAACGTTGTGTATATCTACAGGGCAACGTGGACAGGTGTGAAGTATCAATCAGACAAAGGCTCCAATAATTCAGGCACCATGACACTGCAACACCTCCCTGGTCGCCTGAAACAAATTAACCAGtccaaatctttttttttttttgaaaaaccaAGTCCAAATCTTGTCCCTCATGAGGCTGCAGCTTCTCCTCAACCAGTTGTGATAATTCTGCTCCTAAATTCTGATCAGGGAGGAGCAAAACGTGCGTCCTTGCGCATCTGTACTGGTTGTTTTCCCCCACAATAATTGATGTTTTTTGTGGCAGATCAGATGTTGGCAGAGGAGATGATCATGGCGTCTTGTAATTATCTCTGAACCTTGCAAACATGTTTGCTAACCTCGTCAGACCTACCCATATGTAACATAGTAGCACACCCTCCGTTCCAATATAAGTGTGTTTACAAATTAGttacgagaaaaaaattacttaaatGCCTCTCGTCAAATGATATTGTATGGAGCGAGAGGTACACATGAGTACTGTatgacaaatttgaattttaaaatacacTTATTATGAGAAACAGATGGAGTACTTGATGTCtcgttattattattattattattattattattattattattattattattattattattattattattattattatacctTGAAAACTGTTTGTTGATATGGTTTTCCAACAGCTTTTGCACATGTTTTCTACAGACTGAAGTGTCCTGTTCTGAATGAGGAATGTAAATCGGTGGCTCTGCAGAACCAAAAACCAATTAAAAATTCCAGGGTAGAGATCACTCCAACTGTATGTTTTCTATCGAAATCAAGAAAATTTACACGCTATCATCTACCTGCACACACATGCGATCGGGTTCAGAGcacaccaaaatcaactccgaACTTGGTGTGTCCGGAAACCCTGAAACTTGGTTTGTCTGAAAATCCTGAATCTTGTATCCTGAATAAgatttctaaattctaattATCCGTTGGTTTGGATAATGATTCCTACATTGACTAAGATTAGCTTGCCAACATTAAGAATACTGTGTTGAGTCTTCATGTGTCTGAAAATtctgaatccaagtgttctgAATACGGTAGAACGGAAACGGAGGGTGCAGATGCGTGTCAAGATTCGTGCAACGCGGTTGCGATCGCGCGCGCTTCAGTCAAAGCTTCCCGCCACTGCGCGCCTCGTCGTCGGAGACGGAGCCGACGACCCTGGACCAGAACCAGTGGTCGCGCcacacggcggcgacgtgctCGATGGGCACCCCCTTCGTCTCCGGCAGGAGGAAGTACACGAAGGCCGTCATGGCGGCGAGCCACGctgcgaagaagaagaagatgccGGCCCTCATGTGGCACAGCATGGCGAGGAACGCCTGCGCCACGAACACGGTGAACACGAAGCTCACCGCCACCGTCACGCTCTGCCCCGCCGACCTCACCTCCAGCGGGAAGATCTCGCTGGGGACGAGCCACCCGAGGGGACCCCACGACCACCCGAACCCGGCCACGTACACGGCGATCAGTAGGATCAGCACCGCCGCCCACGCCTTGctcacgccgccgtcgtcgccgagctTTGCGGCCATGATGCCGCCGATCAGCACCTGCGACGCGAGCATCTGGGCGCCGCCGACTAGGAAGAGTGTGCGGCGGCCGAAGCGGTCCACGGCGACCATGGAGAGGAACgtcgcgccgacgccgacgacgcccgtcaccaccgccgacaGCAGCGACGCGCTCTCCCCCATGCCGATGGTGCGGAGCAGCACCGGCGCGTAGAACGCGATCGCGTTGATCCCGGTGACCTGCTGGAAGAAGGGTATCATCACGGCCATCACCAGCTGCGGCCGGTACCGTCGCTGGGAGAGAAGCATCCGCAGGCCGCCCCCGGTCGTCTCCCCGTTAGCCGCGACGATGCCGTCAagctcgtcggcgacgtcgtcggTGCCGCGGATCTTCTTCAGCAGCGGCTCGACGTCGCGGCGGTCCTTGCCCTGCTGGATGAGGCTGTTGGGCGTCTCCGGGAGGAAGAGCGCGCCGAGGGTGAGGAGCCcggccggcacggcggcgagcgccagcGAGACGCGCCAGCCCCACCCGCCCCTGATCTTCTCCGTGCCGTAGTTGATGACGttggcggcgagcgcgccgacgccgacgctgAACTGGAAGCCGTTGCTGAACGCGCCGCGGTAGCGCGACGGCGCCATCTCCGACAGGTAGAGCGGGACGGCCTGGTTGGCGAAGCCGAGGCCGACGCCGAGGAGGACGCGCCCCAGGATGACCATGTAGATGTCTACAGCGGCGCCGCCTatggccgcgccggcgaggaaggcggcgccgccgaggagcATGGACgggcgccgcccgcgccccgcCGTGACCCGCGACGCGGCGAAGGTGGtgaggaggccggcgacgtAGAGCGAGGAGGTGAACGCCGTGAGCAGCTGGCTGTCGAACTTGCAGTAGTTGCTGACCCGCACGTCGCCCTCCATCCGCCGGTGCACCTCCGGGAAGAACTTCCTCAGGAAAGGCTCCATCGACGACACGCCACCTGCACGAGCAcgacaccgtcgtcgtcgccgccgccattaaTCACGCTTCATCTTTCTCGATCGCCATGCACGCACGCAAGTACGTACCTGCGATGCCGATGTCGTAGCCGAAGATGACGCCGCCCATgccggcggcgatgcacgACAGCACGACGAAGGCGGTGACCcttccggcggcgccgccgccgcgctcctgGCTCTCGACGCCGACCGCCATGGCTGACCACCGATCAGCTTCGAGCTGCAGCTACAAGTGATGAAGtgctgcactgctgctgcttATTGCTCAATTGTCTCCATCACGACGCAGCTGTTCATCGTGGAAAATCTGGACAACCTAGTGACTGGTCATGCACTTGTAGTCAACGGCTGACTAGCAGCTTGTGTTGTTGACTAGTTGAATATGCGACGTTGATGGGATGATTGCTTCTTGCGtccattttttcttatatttatacttataagtgaaaatttaaattcttaatattaaagtaaattttaaaattttttatcgtagtttatttttagtattgacttttagataaataagaacatatgtatataaaaattttattcataaattatttttcatttgtaaatatgttgtttgatttttttttctgaatatgGCAAACTAACCACCCCTTGTTCTTCGCCTGCAATCAGAGCATGATACGTGTCGGCTAATGATAAGATAGCACATGTTGATGCGACCATCATGGAATATATGATGCAGATGCTGAGATTAAACATAAACCACGATAAAATAAGAAGTCCAGTAATGTAGGCAACTTACAAAGTAACAGCAATTAATTTAGTACTGTGCTGTTTATGAGGTTTCACGTTATCAGAGCTCCACTTGTTCCAGATTTCCAGTACTAAAATCAAGGACTGACGAGAATTATTTGTCACTAGTGCGATGAAGGGAGCACAAATTTCAAGGCTGCTCCGGTGTTGCTATCCTTCCATTATTCAACAGATTTGTGTTGACCAGTTGAAGATTGATGTAGATGCAGGTTAAGGTTACTTCTTGTGCAATAGATTAGTCAAAGATGTCACCAATAAGCTGGCTAGCAATGAAAATCCAGACACATCATTATCTGCACATCCATTGCTGCGCTTGCCCTCTCAGAAAATTCAACTCTGAACAATAATTGAGGCAAACGGATGTACTTAAGGGCAAATTAACTTGAATATTGCAATTTTATTCAAGCAGAATTATACCACTCAACATTTAAAAGATTGACGTAGTGTACTAACAAGCATGGAAAAATTCCATGCTCAATGCCAGTTCTCTGAATATTGCAGGATACAAACATCATCAGCACAAATGTGCTGTGCCTATACACTGTAACATATAGCATGCTAAAATGACCAAAAGAATTGATGTACGTGTTCTGTAATCTGTACTGCCCCAAATCCTCCAACGAACCTTGTATACTTGTCTTGATCTTTTCATACAACCGGCAATGGACAACATCAGATCTACACTAACCAATCTCCTTTCGTCGTGTGTTGTCAAGTGAATCCAGACTCATAGGTTGGAGAAGGAGCTAGGCACCTTTGGTGCTCCTTCAAAAGCCCATGATGATATCAGGTGGTGAGCAATGGCAAAGGGTCCGGGGAAGAACATTGGAGCAGGCTCCTCCGTTTCAACATTGAGGTCGGCAGAGATGCTCTGTCCTTTCTCAACACCCTTGCATATTTGGTTGACCTTGAGAGCATTTGTTCTCTGAGCTTTCTCGTATTCTGCAAATGTTAACGCTTTCTTGACATCCTCACGGCTTTGCCATTGAGCATCTATATTCATAAAAGAATGGCAGTCCAATAATTATTACAAAGTTCATTTGTAGAAAAGTATCTTCAATATCTTACAGATCATCAATTTAACAATTCAATTGAGTTTTAATCAGTACTATTTAGTACGtaattattcaaaatattgcaTAAGAAAATAACAGAAGACCGAGATTATATGGAGTTATGGACGGACCAGGCCAACCAGttgagggaaaaaataaagaaggaAACATTTAATACTGACGTACCTTCAAGCTCTTTCTTGTCCACATGTATCTCCAGTGATTTAGCATAAGCAAAGAATCCCACCATCAGTTGGCAGGGCATAGTACTCGGCCCAACTGAGAAAAGCATCACAAGCAACATGAATACTATCAGACTGAGTTAGGTAAATCATCACTGGttctattaatattttcttttacagCTCTAAAAAATGACGACAGCAGTTCATATTATATCCCAAAGCACAGATAATTTTGTTTAGAGAATCCATTCTAATGCCAAAAGGGAGCCTAGTACAGGTCTCCTGGTATGCAGTGTACACCGACCACCCAAGTTCAAGTACTATGCCTATTTCTTCTTTATTACTTTAATTTGATGTAGGTACTTCCTAgtgtattttattataagtaCTGCATTTTGACACGATAACTAGAAAGGTCAAAACGTCTTACTAGTCTTCTAGTGCTATCCGTTCATGTGGCTTTCATTGGAAGGGAAATACAATGAGAACAATTCATTACCAGGCCATGGTTGAGAACTGTGATAAATGACTTCCCCAACTTCAATGCCAGTCTCTTCCCACGTTTCCCTTCTTACTGCCTCTTCCAAGCTTTCTCCTGGCTACAAAAAGAACAGTTGCAGCACGCATAAGCTTCTTGCAATGTAGGGGAAGATGATGAACTTGCTAGTTACCACAGAAAGTTAAAGTTAAACTGAAGAATAAAACATGTTAAATTTCAGCGTATGGGATGAATTTATAGTAGTTAGGACAGTGAGGTGCTTCTAATAATGTGGAAAcggtaacttttttttcttacaaaaatGAAGGATACTAAGGAGGAACAATGCATCAaattaagagagaaaaaaggttCTTCCCGAGTCAATTTCTAAGTTTTATTAACCCAGGACGCTCTTTGTTATTGCTAGAAATTTGTATGTTTTGTTTCAGTCAAATTACAACTTAGAATtttctgttatttttattatattgaaGATTTATCGCATTACTTTTTATGATGCAATTAGTAGACCATATATATTGGAATCCAATATCTTTCTTATTTCTCTTCTTCCTATCATTCTTCCTTTGATCCAGATCCCTTTAGTTTTAAATCACAACTTAGAAATAGGAATCCAAGTTGAGCCCAAGAGTATTCAAACTACATTCCCTGCTCCTATCAACTAAGCTATGAGATGGTAACTCATAAATAAGATCTAACCAggatatgtatgtatgtcaTACAATTTGCTTTTCACTATCTGAACCATCTCTGCAATATGCAATAACAATCTGGGTGTAATACAACCAAGTTATTTTAGTATCCTTCATTTACATCCAAACAAAAACAGCATAAGAAAATCACAAGAGGAACGAATGCAACTAAGCACGTACTAGTATGCCGAAGATATGTGAACATTAAGCAGAAGAAAGCATGACAATATAAGAGTTAATTTGCACCTCTATAAAACCAGCAAGACAGCTCCACATCCGAGGTACGAATCTCGACTGACGGCTTAAGAGGGCACAGTCATTTTCCTTATCAATGACCAACATAATCACAACCTGCAAAACACCAAAATGGCTAAGCAAACGTTGAATACAAATGGCCAGGTGGTTGTTTCCAACCTCCAGCACTATGCAAAGGTCAGGAATTGAGCACAGATCATACGGGATCAACTCGAGGGTATATCCTCTTCTTGCAGGACTCGTTGCTGCACTGCTTCCGCCTTCCGGCTTCAGCCGGAACAGCCCTCGATCCACATGCTCCGCAGAATCTTGCTGTGCTGTGCCATTCTAGCAGCGCCCGCGCCTGCTCCAATCAGAAATCAATGGATTTTAATATGAGTAATAGTATTGCATAAGAACGCAGGAACCGCACGCACGtggccggcgatggcgaggtcGCCCATGGCGTCCCTGTCCCTCCAGTCCGTGGCCACCATGAGCGTCCTCAAATCCACAAACGCCGATCCATCCCCGGCGCCTCCGACACTGCCCCCCTCGCCCTCGCTGACGTCGACGGCCCAGTACGCCGAGgcctccttcccctcctcctcgccgtgcgCGCCCAAGAACACGAAGGCGTCGGAGGGGACGCCGGGGACGCGCGCCGGCG contains the following coding sequences:
- the LOC102713747 gene encoding hexose carrier protein HEX6-like; its protein translation is MAVGVESQERGGGAAGRVTAFVVLSCIAAGMGGVIFGYDIGIAGGVSSMEPFLRKFFPEVHRRMEGDVRVSNYCKFDSQLLTAFTSSLYVAGLLTTFAASRVTAGRGRRPSMLLGGAAFLAGAAIGGAAVDIYMVILGRVLLGVGLGFANQAVPLYLSEMAPSRYRGAFSNGFQFSVGVGALAANVINYGTEKIRGGWGWRVSLALAAVPAGLLTLGALFLPETPNSLIQQGKDRRDVEPLLKKIRGTDDVADELDGIVAANGETTGGGLRMLLSQRRYRPQLVMAVMIPFFQQVTGINAIAFYAPVLLRTIGMGESASLLSAVVTGVVGVGATFLSMVAVDRFGRRTLFLVGGAQMLASQVLIGGIMAAKLGDDGGVSKAWAAVLILLIAVYVAGFGWSWGPLGWLVPSEIFPLEVRSAGQSVTVAVSFVFTVFVAQAFLAMLCHMRAGIFFFFAAWLAAMTAFVYFLLPETKGVPIEHVAAVWRDHWFWSRVVGSVSDDEARSGGKL
- the LOC102714020 gene encoding nudix hydrolase 19, chloroplastic translates to MSIHLRAHAFAANPLRGLSASNAAAAAVSPSAAADALRSLLDAGAGAGAGADAAQPHLSKILPFRRGRPLARSQDPPPPPPHVPSSPASPPPIWRLAWLPPARVPGVPSDAFVFLGAHGEEEGKEASAYWAVDVSEGEGGSVGGAGDGSAFVDLRTLMVATDWRDRDAMGDLAIAGHARALLEWHSTARFCGACGSRAVPAEAGRRKQCSNESCKKRIYPRVDPVVIMLVIDKENDCALLSRQSRFVPRMWSCLAGFIEPGESLEEAVRRETWEETGIEVGEVIYHSSQPWPVGPSTMPCQLMVGFFAYAKSLEIHVDKKELEDAQWQSREDVKKALTFAEYEKAQRTNALKVNQICKGVEKGQSISADLNVETEEPAPMFFPGPFAIAHHLISSWAFEGAPKVPSSFSNL